Proteins encoded by one window of Fusarium graminearum PH-1 chromosome 1, whole genome shotgun sequence:
- a CDS encoding 40S ribosomal protein S2 has translation MADRGTSRGGGFASRGGDRGRGRGRGRGRGRGKNEEKEWQPVTKLGRLVKAGKINSMEEIYLHSLPIKEYQIVDNFLPKLKDEVMKIKPVQKQTRAGQRTRFKAIVIIGDSEGHVGLGIKTSKEVATAIRAAIIIAKLSVIPVRRGYWGTNLGAVHSLPTKESGKCGSVTVRLIPAPRGTGLVASPAVKRFLQLAGVEDAYTSSAGSTKTLENTLKATFVAVSNTYGFLTPNLWKETKLIRSPLDEFADTLREGKRY, from the exons ATGGCTGACCGAGGAACTTCTCGCGGTGGAGGCTTTGCTTCCCGAGGTGGTGACCGTGGCAGAGGTCGCGGACGAGGCCGTGGCCGCG GTCGCGGTaagaacgaggagaaggagtggCAGCCCGTCACCAAGCTCGGTCGTCTCGTAAAGGccggcaagatcaacagcaTGGAGGAGATCTACCTGCACTCTCTGCCCATCAAGGAGTACCAGATCGTCGACAACTTCctgcccaagctcaaggatgaggTCATGAAG ATCAAGCCCGTCCAGAAGCAGACCCGTGCCGGTCAGCGAACCCGATTCAAGGCCATTGTCATCATTGGTGACTCCGAGGGCCACGTCGGTCTCGGTATCAAGACCTCCAAGGAGGTTGCCACCGCTATCCGtgccgccatcatcatcgctaaGCTCAGCGTCATCCCCGTCCGTCGTGGTTACTGGGGTACCAACCTTGGTGCCGTCCACTCTCTGCCCACCAAGGAGAGCGGAAAGTGTGGTTCCGTCACCGTCCGT CTCATCCCCGCCCCCCGTGGTACTGGCCTCGTTGCCTCCCCCGCTGTCAAGCGATTCCTCCAGCTCGCCGGTGTCGAGGACGCCTACACATCCTCTGCCGGTTCCACCAAGACCCTCGAGAACACCCTCAAGGCTACTTTCGTTGCCGTCTCCAACACCTACGGTTTCCTCACCCCCAACCTCTGGAAGGAGACCAAGCTCATCCGAAGTCCCCTGGACGAGTTCGCCGATACTCTGCGCGAGGGCAAGCGATACTAG